A window of Desulfobulbus oralis genomic DNA:
TCCTTGGCCCCCTGATCCTGCAGCTTCTGTTCAATGCTGTCCACAAAGGCGTCAATGTCCGCCGCGCTGACCGCCAGCTTTTCGCAGGCCTTTTCCAGGCCGGCCACCATCTTCCGGCGATCCCAGGCCTCGCGGCGGCCGTCCTTTTTGATTAAGAGCGGCATGGTCATTTCAACGCGCTCAAAGGTGGTAAAACGCCGGCCGCAGCGGGCGCAGGCCCGGCGGCGGCGAATGATGGCCTTGTCCCTGCTGACGCGGGAGTCGATGACGCGGGAATCGCTGTGGCTGCAATAGGGGCATTTCATGGCGGTTTGTAGCGCAGTTCACAAAAAAAGCCGGCTGCCCGGGAAGGGACCGCCGGCTGCAGAGGGCATCCAGACACCACTCAGCAAAACAGCTCGATCCGCCTCTGGTGCCGGCCGCCGGCAAATTCGGTGGCCAGCCAGACGGCCACGATATCCATGGCCAGCGCAGTCCCCAGAATCCGGCCGCCCAGGCAGAGCACGTTGGCATTGTTGTGCTCCCGGCTCAGACGCGCCCCCAGGGCGTCGTGGCACAGGGCCGCGCGGATGTAGCGGTGACGGTTGGCCACCATGGACATGCCGATGCCGGTGCCGCAGACAAGAATGCCGCGCTCGAAGGCGCAGTCCTTCATGGCCAGACAGAGCCGGTCCGCGAAATCCGGATAGTGTACCGGAGCCTGACTGTCGCAGCCCAGGTCCTGCACCTCATGCCCCAATTCCCCGAGAAAAGGAACGAGCGCCTGCTTGAGGAGGTAGCCGGCGTGATCCGAAGCAATGCCGAGCTTCACAGCCGCTCCGCCTCAG
This region includes:
- the nrdR gene encoding transcriptional regulator NrdR, with translation MKCPYCSHSDSRVIDSRVSRDKAIIRRRRACARCGRRFTTFERVEMTMPLLIKKDGRREAWDRRKMVAGLEKACEKLAVSAADIDAFVDSIEQKLQDQGAKEVATAQVGEWVMEALPALNEVAYVRFASVYRQFRDVNEFMAELKQFLGESGKHRA
- the rpiB gene encoding ribose 5-phosphate isomerase B is translated as MKLGIASDHAGYLLKQALVPFLGELGHEVQDLGCDSQAPVHYPDFADRLCLAMKDCAFERGILVCGTGIGMSMVANRHRYIRAALCHDALGARLSREHNNANVLCLGGRILGTALAMDIVAVWLATEFAGGRHQRRIELFC